The following proteins are encoded in a genomic region of Candidatus Neomarinimicrobiota bacterium:
- the hemG gene encoding protoporphyrinogen oxidase, giving the protein MKVAVLGAGIAGLAAGWTLQRLGQGVTVFDPSDRVGGKIQSLRVDGYLLELGPHSLQASHTALYEAIGDLGLKSTLLEAGPEAQNRFVYQRGNLEPIPLGPAALIRTPLLSGRAKWRLLKEPFIAGRAEDESVADFFTRRLGPEVVTRLVDPFISGVYAGDPGQLSIAAALPRLKELERLGGSIVRGALISRRQARKEQTGKRVPRRRGMYAFRDGLQEIPDALAGALEGLLRLGAPVDDVVQSHDAWRINGERFDAVIATSPAHAWTALPGNLRPASPPVYTPVAVAHLSYPQTDVGSRTDGFGLLIPAVEQRRILGILFDSSLFPYRAPDGEHLFTVFLGGERNRWISRESRADLLRIACEEVGDIMQIKTATAPLFSHLHLWAAAIPQYGFGHGAFVRNLDRVERAHPTWAFAGNYRQGISVGQSFESGVDAARRLVHRLKEDVQHHQEVSHAE; this is encoded by the coding sequence ATGAAGGTCGCCGTCCTGGGCGCCGGGATTGCGGGTCTGGCTGCCGGCTGGACCCTGCAGCGGCTCGGTCAGGGGGTGACCGTGTTCGACCCTTCCGACCGTGTCGGCGGCAAGATCCAGTCGCTGCGGGTGGACGGCTACCTGCTGGAACTGGGACCCCACTCGCTTCAGGCCTCCCATACAGCGCTATATGAAGCCATTGGCGATCTGGGGCTGAAATCCACGCTGTTGGAAGCAGGACCCGAGGCGCAGAATCGGTTCGTTTACCAGCGGGGCAACCTGGAACCCATTCCACTGGGTCCGGCAGCGCTAATCCGAACGCCGCTGCTGTCGGGCCGTGCCAAGTGGCGGCTGCTGAAGGAACCGTTCATCGCCGGGCGCGCGGAGGACGAGAGCGTGGCGGATTTCTTCACGCGCCGGTTGGGACCGGAGGTGGTCACCCGCCTTGTCGATCCCTTCATTTCAGGGGTCTATGCAGGCGACCCCGGGCAGCTGTCCATCGCGGCCGCTTTGCCCCGCCTCAAAGAGTTGGAGCGGCTGGGCGGCAGCATTGTCCGTGGTGCGTTGATCAGCCGGAGGCAGGCCCGCAAGGAGCAGACCGGCAAACGGGTCCCACGCAGGCGCGGCATGTATGCCTTCCGGGACGGCCTGCAGGAAATCCCGGACGCGCTGGCCGGCGCGCTGGAAGGCCTGCTGCGTCTCGGTGCACCGGTGGACGACGTGGTCCAAAGCCATGACGCCTGGCGGATCAATGGCGAGCGTTTCGACGCTGTCATAGCCACCAGCCCCGCCCATGCCTGGACGGCGTTGCCCGGCAATCTGCGGCCTGCTTCGCCGCCGGTGTACACACCGGTGGCCGTGGCGCACCTCAGCTACCCGCAGACAGACGTGGGCAGCCGCACCGACGGCTTTGGGCTGCTGATCCCTGCCGTGGAGCAGCGCCGGATATTGGGCATTCTTTTCGACAGCTCGCTGTTTCCTTATCGCGCTCCCGATGGAGAGCACCTGTTTACCGTCTTTTTGGGCGGCGAGCGTAACCGGTGGATCAGCAGGGAGAGTAGAGCAGATCTGTTGCGTATTGCCTGCGAAGAGGTTGGCGACATCATGCAGATCAAGACAGCTACCGCCCCCTTGTTCAGCCACCTGCACCTGTGGGCTGCGGCCATCCCGCAATACGGTTTCGGGCATGGCGCTTTTGTCCGTAACCTGGACCGGGTTGAGCGCGCCCATCCCACGTGGGCCTTTGCGGGCAACTATCGTCAGGGGATATCGGTGGGGCAGTCCTTTGAATCAGGGGTTGATGCCGCCCGGCGGCTCGTGCATCGGCTGAAGGAAGACGTCCAACATCATCAGGAGGTGAGCCATGCCGAATGA
- the hemN gene encoding oxygen-independent coproporphyrinogen III oxidase produces the protein MKLDLDLARKYSRPGPRYTSYPTAPQFSEAVGADHYRQELTDPDVPVTPELSLYFHLPFCPSLCTFCACSVIITSRRDSIADYLRVLKLEVDLLASYLGSERRVGQLHWGGGTPTYLTADEIRSLMAHIRRRFEFSPEAEVSVEIDPREMTEDRAMALADAGFNRVSCGLQDFDERVQQTINRIQPYQLTSDVLDMLRQVGFDDINLDLIYGLPHQSLASFAHTLEQVLTLNPRRLAVYNYAHVPWLKKHQKLIKDEWLPGPDLKLELLAHIIDYLTTDGNMVFIGMDHFAQPGDELAVALENGSLHRNFQGYSTQAGLDMYALGITGIGKTHNYYLQNHKQLSTYKKLVEDSRLPTQRGLLLTSDDHLRQRVIQDIMCRFELDVPAIEAEFNIEFGRYFDAELAALKPFEDDRLLQAGAHRLSITEKGRMFIRNIAMVFDAYLPSNGDAVPADEAAAPRYSNTV, from the coding sequence ATGAAATTGGACCTGGACCTGGCGCGCAAATACAGCCGTCCGGGGCCGCGCTACACCAGTTACCCCACGGCGCCGCAATTCAGCGAAGCAGTGGGCGCGGATCACTACCGGCAGGAGCTCACCGATCCCGATGTGCCTGTAACCCCTGAGCTATCGCTCTACTTCCATCTGCCCTTCTGCCCCTCGCTGTGCACGTTCTGCGCCTGTAGCGTGATCATCACCAGCCGGCGGGATTCCATAGCCGATTATTTGCGCGTGCTAAAACTGGAGGTCGATTTGCTGGCCTCCTACTTGGGCTCGGAAAGAAGGGTTGGCCAGCTCCACTGGGGCGGTGGCACCCCTACCTATCTCACGGCCGATGAGATTCGATCCCTCATGGCACACATTCGACGGCGCTTCGAGTTCAGTCCCGAGGCCGAGGTGTCGGTCGAAATCGATCCCCGTGAAATGACGGAGGACCGGGCCATGGCGCTGGCCGACGCCGGTTTCAACCGGGTGAGCTGCGGCCTGCAGGACTTCGACGAGCGCGTGCAGCAGACCATCAACCGCATACAGCCCTACCAGCTCACCAGCGACGTTCTGGACATGCTACGCCAGGTCGGATTCGATGATATCAATCTTGACCTGATCTACGGGCTGCCCCATCAGAGCCTGGCTAGCTTTGCCCACACTCTGGAGCAGGTCCTGACCCTGAACCCCAGGCGCCTGGCAGTCTATAATTATGCCCATGTGCCGTGGCTCAAGAAGCACCAGAAACTCATTAAGGATGAATGGCTGCCGGGACCGGATTTGAAACTGGAACTGCTGGCCCACATCATCGACTATCTGACCACGGATGGCAACATGGTGTTCATTGGCATGGACCATTTCGCCCAGCCTGGTGATGAGCTGGCAGTGGCGCTGGAAAATGGCAGCCTACACCGGAATTTTCAGGGCTACAGCACTCAGGCGGGGCTGGATATGTATGCCCTGGGAATCACGGGTATCGGCAAAACGCACAACTACTATCTGCAGAATCACAAGCAGCTCAGTACGTACAAGAAACTGGTTGAAGACAGCCGGTTGCCCACCCAGCGGGGCCTCCTGCTTACTTCCGACGACCACTTGCGGCAACGGGTCATACAGGATATCATGTGCCGTTTCGAGCTGGATGTACCCGCCATTGAGGCGGAGTTCAACATCGAGTTTGGGCGCTATTTCGACGCTGAGCTGGCGGCACTCAAGCCCTTTGAGGATGACCGTCTGCTCCAAGCCGGGGCCCACCGGCTCAGCATAACGGAGAAGGGCCGCATGTTTATCCGTAACATCGCCATGGTGTTCGATGCCTACCTGCCCAGCAACGGGGACGCCGTCCCTGCCGACGAAGCCGCTGCCCCCCGCTACTCCAATACCGTATGA
- the hemE gene encoding uroporphyrinogen decarboxylase, protein MNLFLQTCDLQPTPRRPVWIMRQAGRYLPEYQAVRQRHSFKEMVTNPELCVELSLQPIRRYGLDAAIVFSDILVVLEALGVSYKIVEGHGPVLERAVGSATELERLSSAAVPDRLDYVYAALGLLRRELSPEVALLGFAGAPWTLACYLVAGGSSSNGFAAIKSLLETDPALLHTMLERLTAAALEHLQAQLAAGADAVQIFDSWAGNLTEQQFREFSLPYLHRMAAELQGQRAIFYLKGAAQWLTADEAAPFRILSVDWQQPLARYRQVLGDQVVLQGNLAPGILTTDAVTIQRATRAVLESHGPGAGHIFNLGHGITPDVPPRHVQVMLDSVRDYDLVPVT, encoded by the coding sequence GTGAACCTCTTCCTGCAGACGTGTGACCTACAGCCGACGCCGCGCAGACCGGTCTGGATCATGCGGCAGGCGGGACGCTATCTGCCTGAATACCAAGCAGTTAGACAGCGACATTCCTTCAAGGAAATGGTGACCAATCCCGAGCTCTGCGTGGAGCTGAGTCTGCAACCCATCCGGCGCTACGGCCTGGACGCGGCGATTGTTTTCTCCGATATCCTGGTCGTGCTGGAAGCGCTGGGGGTGAGCTACAAGATTGTGGAGGGCCACGGCCCGGTGCTTGAGCGGGCCGTAGGCTCAGCGACGGAGCTGGAGCGGCTTTCCTCGGCCGCGGTCCCCGACCGGCTGGATTACGTTTATGCTGCACTTGGCCTGCTGCGCCGGGAACTGTCTCCCGAGGTTGCGCTGTTGGGCTTTGCCGGCGCCCCCTGGACACTGGCCTGTTATCTGGTGGCGGGGGGCAGCTCAAGCAATGGCTTTGCCGCCATCAAGTCCCTGCTGGAGACAGACCCCGCCCTGCTGCACACCATGTTGGAGCGTTTGACGGCCGCCGCCCTTGAGCACCTGCAAGCCCAGTTGGCCGCCGGTGCGGATGCGGTCCAAATATTCGACTCGTGGGCCGGGAACCTCACTGAGCAACAGTTCCGCGAGTTTAGCCTCCCCTACCTGCACCGCATGGCCGCGGAATTGCAGGGTCAGCGGGCCATTTTCTATCTGAAAGGGGCCGCCCAGTGGCTCACGGCGGACGAGGCTGCGCCCTTCCGGATACTCAGCGTGGATTGGCAGCAGCCGTTGGCCCGCTATCGCCAGGTGCTGGGTGACCAGGTCGTGCTCCAGGGCAATCTGGCACCGGGCATACTCACTACCGACGCCGTCACAATTCAACGCGCCACCCGGGCTGTGCTGGAGAGCCACGGACCGGGAGCCGGACACATTTTCAACCTCGGCCACGGCATCACGCCCGACGTCCCGCCAAGGCATGTACAGGTCATGCTGGACAGCGTCCGGGACTACGATCTGGTGCCAGTCACATGA
- the hemH gene encoding ferrochelatase, which translates to MSRTAVVLMNLGGPASQAEVEPFLANLFSDVIRFPWGSLGTGILGRFIARRRREHAQGLYRQIGGGSPILKETEAQAGALQKVLGSDYTVTVAMRYSPPSIQSVRLTLEAEPDAWDRLVALPLFPQYSFATIRTCWLDWKSATPGGRSTFVGAFHRHPDYIAAQQELLRQTLTASDLPNAVHVVFSAHSIPLSYVRHGDPYRDHIEETVALVMAGLPNPSSIAYQSKVGPVKWLAPATLDHVQQLGAQGVASIAIVPIAFVCEHLETLYELDILVKGVAEAAGITEYLRVPAPGVHPRFIAALADIVVNAENYRLA; encoded by the coding sequence ATGAGCCGCACCGCCGTCGTGCTGATGAACTTGGGCGGACCTGCCTCCCAGGCGGAGGTGGAACCGTTTCTGGCCAACCTGTTCAGCGACGTGATCCGGTTTCCCTGGGGCTCGCTGGGCACCGGCATTCTGGGACGCTTTATCGCCCGCAGACGCCGGGAGCACGCCCAGGGGCTGTATCGTCAGATTGGTGGCGGCTCCCCTATACTCAAGGAGACGGAAGCCCAGGCCGGCGCTCTACAGAAGGTGCTGGGGTCGGACTACACGGTCACCGTCGCCATGCGTTATAGTCCACCCTCCATTCAGTCCGTTCGACTGACGCTGGAGGCGGAACCGGACGCGTGGGATCGCCTGGTGGCGCTACCGTTGTTTCCGCAGTACAGTTTTGCCACGATCCGCACCTGCTGGTTGGACTGGAAGTCGGCCACGCCAGGCGGACGGTCCACTTTTGTGGGCGCCTTCCACCGACACCCGGACTATATTGCCGCCCAACAGGAACTTTTGAGGCAAACTCTGACCGCAAGCGATCTACCCAATGCTGTCCACGTTGTTTTCAGTGCCCACAGCATACCCCTGAGCTACGTTCGCCATGGCGACCCCTATCGCGACCACATAGAGGAAACGGTGGCCCTTGTCATGGCTGGCCTGCCCAATCCCAGCAGCATCGCTTATCAAAGCAAGGTGGGACCGGTAAAGTGGTTGGCTCCCGCCACCCTCGACCACGTGCAGCAGCTGGGCGCGCAGGGCGTCGCCAGCATTGCCATCGTGCCCATCGCCTTTGTCTGCGAGCACCTGGAGACACTCTACGAACTGGATATCCTGGTTAAGGGCGTTGCGGAAGCAGCGGGCATCACGGAATACCTGCGGGTTCCGGCGCCTGGCGTGCATCCCCGGTTCATCGCTGCCCTGGCTGACATCGTGGTCAACGCAGAGAACTACCGTTTGGCATGA